Part of the Ignavibacteriales bacterium genome is shown below.
AATTTTATAAAGAACTTTCGATCCCTGTTCGTAAGTATACTTAAAATCAATTTCTGCATTAAACCCATTTAAAAGTTTTTACAAACACTAAGACCAAGTCCTGTACCCTGTTTTTTACTTGTATAAAAAATCTTCAAATATTTTTTTTCTTTATGATCGTCTTCAATGCCGATACCATTATCCTCCACTTCCCAACAGACTACTTTTTTTCATTATCATCATCCATATAAGATCTTACAAAGATAGTATTTCTGAGTTTTCAGCTTCAATAGCATTAGTAATAAGATTTAAAAACACCTGTAATAATTTATCTTTTGAAAATAAATAAATGGCAGATTGAAGCTCCCAGTTCAGTTTCAATAACATATTAATTCTGCAAGCATTACTTTGCATATTATTTACAGCTATTTGGGTTACATCATTAATAGAACATAATTCTGTTTCAAGATTATGTTTTTAGAAAAGTCAGA
Proteins encoded:
- a CDS encoding HAMP domain-containing histidine kinase gives rise to the protein MEDNGIGIEDDHKEKKYLKIFYTSKKQGTGLGLSVCKNF